One Dethiosulfovibrio faecalis genomic region harbors:
- a CDS encoding V-type ATP synthase subunit I codes for MIRKMIRVAIWGLTSRQREIVSFLHDQGVLHVEHGETVRITDEEADSLRLLRGKLLGMIESLEWDSWNEIRDEDLDDLGRNLTLPFSQMIEETNKSLDHFKKELSDLLERREEARRLRNKLKGASHISVHFRSFVQSENEENRDASIWWLRKEQVPKILSEIQSILVSDHSGRGPVPELHHHVFHIREKESLLAVGIPLEYRGPVNLCLESEGLVSWTPPGCDPGTGLLRCMEYMDEKLKENPKVCDCIEDTLSGVRTQWGSRLGALFILIDERLEELVVEQRGKDMGEAFMLEGWLPEDERDPLCEKLKKVFGDDVMVRWRYPTSDEWQVVPTAISNPTLFKPFEIFLKLVSPPSYRGTDPTVMIGIFFPFFAGCIIGDAGYGVVLASLAWWIRKRTDNPMVADGAFVLLTMAFWSVIWGVIYGEYFGDVAHRIFGIEPLVVERSHAVVPVLAFTVALGLAHILLGLALGVIEGIKNRSHHLWMERGGNIVVILSMIGALCATKGVIPQSFFSVSMIVLAIGLILLIAGGGVGGLVESMSSFGSILSYVRIGAIGLSSAILAMVASKFVDVLGVSFLGIFIALAIHLLNFVLATAESGLHSARLHYVEFMGKFYSGGDTEYRPFAKKRRRSFNWKKR; via the coding sequence TTGATCCGTAAGATGATCCGAGTTGCCATATGGGGTTTGACCTCAAGGCAGAGAGAGATCGTCTCTTTTCTTCACGATCAGGGAGTCCTGCACGTGGAGCATGGAGAGACCGTCAGGATAACCGATGAGGAAGCCGACTCTCTGCGCCTTCTCAGAGGCAAACTGTTGGGTATGATCGAATCCCTTGAATGGGATAGTTGGAACGAGATAAGGGACGAGGATCTAGACGACTTAGGTCGGAATCTGACCTTGCCTTTCTCTCAGATGATAGAGGAAACGAACAAAAGTTTGGACCATTTCAAAAAAGAGCTATCCGATCTTCTGGAACGGAGAGAGGAAGCTCGACGTCTTAGGAATAAGCTCAAGGGAGCCAGCCATATATCGGTACATTTCAGATCCTTCGTACAGTCAGAAAACGAGGAGAATAGGGATGCGTCGATATGGTGGCTTCGAAAGGAGCAGGTTCCGAAGATCCTGTCAGAGATTCAATCCATCCTCGTGTCCGATCATAGTGGAAGGGGCCCCGTCCCCGAGCTCCATCATCATGTCTTTCATATAAGAGAAAAAGAGAGTCTTCTTGCCGTGGGGATCCCTCTGGAATATCGCGGGCCGGTCAATCTATGCCTAGAATCGGAGGGTCTCGTTTCCTGGACGCCTCCAGGATGCGATCCCGGTACGGGATTGCTCCGATGTATGGAGTACATGGACGAAAAGTTGAAAGAGAATCCAAAAGTCTGTGATTGCATAGAGGATACACTTTCCGGTGTTAGGACTCAATGGGGGAGTCGTCTAGGAGCATTGTTCATATTGATAGATGAGAGACTCGAAGAGCTGGTCGTCGAACAGAGGGGAAAGGACATGGGAGAGGCGTTCATGTTGGAGGGCTGGCTTCCCGAGGACGAGCGAGATCCCCTATGTGAAAAGCTGAAAAAAGTCTTCGGTGATGACGTCATGGTTCGTTGGCGATATCCTACCTCCGATGAATGGCAGGTGGTACCCACTGCTATATCGAATCCAACCTTGTTCAAGCCTTTCGAGATATTTTTGAAGCTGGTCTCACCTCCGAGCTATAGAGGTACCGATCCTACTGTGATGATAGGAATATTCTTCCCCTTCTTTGCAGGATGTATCATAGGGGATGCCGGTTATGGGGTTGTTTTAGCGTCTTTGGCCTGGTGGATAAGAAAGAGGACAGACAATCCGATGGTAGCCGACGGGGCATTTGTTTTGCTGACCATGGCCTTTTGGAGCGTTATCTGGGGTGTAATCTACGGAGAATATTTTGGAGACGTAGCTCACCGTATTTTCGGCATAGAGCCCTTGGTGGTAGAGAGGTCTCATGCGGTTGTTCCCGTTCTGGCTTTCACAGTGGCCTTGGGGCTGGCCCATATATTGTTGGGATTGGCGTTGGGCGTGATAGAGGGGATCAAGAACAGATCTCACCACCTGTGGATGGAGCGTGGAGGAAATATAGTGGTAATTCTCTCTATGATCGGGGCTTTATGTGCCACTAAAGGGGTTATACCACAGAGTTTCTTCTCCGTCTCTATGATAGTCTTGGCGATCGGCCTGATATTGTTGATAGCCGGAGGCGGAGTTGGAGGGCTTGTCGAATCTATGAGCTCTTTCGGCAGCATCCTCAGCTATGTGAGGATAGGTGCGATCGGTCTTTCCTCGGCCATATTGGCCATGGTTGCATCCAAGTTCGTCGATGTGTTGGGTGTTTCCTTTTTAGGGATTTTTATCGCTTTAGCGATACATCTGTTAAATTTCGTTTTGGCGACGGCCGAGTCGGGGCTGCATTCCGCCAGGCTACACTACGTAGAGTTTATGGGTAAATTTTACAGTGGCGGGGACACCGAATATCGTCCTTTCGCAAAGAAGAGAAGGAGGAGTTTCAATTGGAAAAAGCGATGA
- a CDS encoding V-type ATP synthase subunit E has protein sequence MTVSDRSDLEDFLSSIRKEGEERLEKRRSEIEDRIADMIALRRQEVESLMKDMREEQRRKIDGMRRESRLKLRGEMQRAVEDIQRELAEKVRIALEKRLDSLTVSEGDYLASVEALTDEALSVLGEDASFSVSPSLVDCLSRDGRAPSPLDEDDWGGCVAVDTEGGAVVDNTFRSRLDKVFQRAIGELAVRFDEVMERHPDVRGRLRLS, from the coding sequence ATGACCGTCTCCGATAGATCCGATCTGGAGGATTTTCTCTCTTCTATCCGTAAGGAAGGGGAGGAACGCCTGGAGAAAAGGAGATCGGAGATAGAGGATCGCATCGCCGATATGATAGCTCTTCGCAGGCAAGAGGTCGAATCCCTGATGAAGGATATGAGGGAGGAGCAGCGAAGAAAGATCGATGGCATGAGGCGAGAATCCAGGCTGAAGCTAAGGGGAGAGATGCAGAGAGCCGTCGAGGATATCCAGAGAGAGCTTGCGGAAAAGGTAAGAATAGCTCTTGAAAAACGACTGGATTCATTGACGGTATCCGAGGGTGACTATCTAGCCTCGGTGGAAGCTTTGACCGATGAGGCTTTGTCTGTTTTGGGAGAGGACGCCTCTTTCTCGGTATCGCCCTCTTTGGTGGATTGCCTTTCCCGCGACGGTCGCGCTCCGTCACCTCTCGACGAGGACGATTGGGGTGGCTGTGTGGCAGTCGACACAGAAGGAGGGGCCGTAGTTGACAACACCTTCAGATCCAGGCTCGATAAGGTCTTCCAAAGGGCAATCGGAGAGTTGGCTGTCCGGTTTGATGAGGTCATGGAAAGACACCCTGACGTTCGGGGACGACTACGGCTATCTTAA
- a CDS encoding CBS domain-containing protein: MKTIVAEDIMSRDLTAVMSQDRVFDAIHVLYSHGLSGLPVIDDDWRLVGYLSESDILKPTIPTYLEILAQSTFFGNEENLLFQRFGAMKNDLVQDFMQKDPVFVSSDTSIMTVADMMLRKKFKRLPVTEEGRLIGIIDRGAFCEFLMEGGIEGVSS, translated from the coding sequence ATGAAAACCATCGTAGCTGAAGACATTATGAGCCGAGATCTCACGGCGGTGATGTCTCAAGACCGCGTTTTCGACGCCATCCATGTACTGTACTCTCATGGGTTGTCCGGTCTTCCCGTTATAGACGATGATTGGAGGTTGGTCGGGTATCTGTCCGAGTCGGATATTCTGAAGCCAACCATCCCGACCTATCTCGAGATATTGGCTCAAAGTACGTTTTTCGGAAACGAGGAAAACCTTCTTTTTCAGCGTTTTGGAGCTATGAAGAACGACCTGGTTCAGGATTTTATGCAGAAAGACCCCGTTTTCGTCTCTTCCGATACGAGCATAATGACCGTTGCGGATATGATGCTCAGAAAGAAGTTCAAGCGTCTTCCCGTTACCGAAGAGGGCAGGCTGATAGGGATAATCGACAGAGGTGCTTTTTGCGAGTTTCTGATGGAAGGCGGTATCGAGGGTGTCTCATCGTAA
- a CDS encoding riboflavin synthase, translating into MFTGLIETVGTVRSIGRSDGVFVISVDAGSMADTLFQGESVAVSGACLTVRSSGGGRFEADVTEETMKRTRFSSLRPGDRVNLERALRLDSGLDGHIVTGHVDGTAILRSFVRSGGSSEMIFEIPSELKRYVVHKGSIALDGISLTIASLDGPLVSVAVIPTTLSDTNLSNLSIGGVVNLEVDVLGRYVERLLGLKVEESSPRGGGLSIERLDEIGW; encoded by the coding sequence TTGTTCACGGGACTTATTGAGACGGTAGGAACGGTTCGTTCCATAGGAAGGAGCGACGGGGTCTTCGTGATCTCCGTCGATGCCGGTTCTATGGCGGATACGCTCTTTCAAGGAGAGTCTGTCGCGGTCTCCGGTGCCTGCCTGACCGTAAGGTCGTCCGGAGGAGGGCGATTCGAGGCAGACGTGACGGAGGAGACCATGAAGAGGACCAGGTTTTCCTCTCTTAGGCCCGGGGACAGGGTGAACCTGGAGAGGGCTCTAAGGCTGGACAGCGGTCTGGACGGGCATATAGTGACGGGGCATGTTGATGGGACGGCGATATTGAGGTCTTTCGTCCGTTCTGGCGGTTCGTCCGAGATGATCTTCGAGATTCCGTCGGAACTAAAGAGGTACGTCGTCCACAAGGGGTCCATCGCATTGGACGGCATCAGCCTTACGATAGCGTCTTTGGACGGTCCTCTGGTCTCCGTGGCGGTGATACCGACCACCCTGAGCGATACCAATCTGTCCAACCTATCTATAGGGGGCGTTGTTAACCTGGAGGTCGACGTGTTAGGACGTTACGTCGAGCGCCTTCTGGGTTTGAAGGTAGAGGAGAGCTCCCCCCGTGGGGGGGGATTGAGCATTGAACGACTTGACGAAATCGGATGGTGA
- a CDS encoding bifunctional 3,4-dihydroxy-2-butanone-4-phosphate synthase/GTP cyclohydrolase II translates to MAVSSNKDIFASIEEAIEDISKGRMVVVVDDEDRENEGDLVMAAECATAESVNFMIRHARGLVCVPITEEQASQVGLEPMVREGSDRHGTAFTVSVDLREGTTTGISAEERAMTARALADPGTVPSDLMRPGHVFPLVGRNGGVLKRSGHTEAAVDLARLAGMSPAGMICEIIKDDGSMARLTDLGEFCREHGLKLISIRDLIRYRTERTVLVEKVAEIVLPTEYGDFKAHAYRSLLDDVPDKLHIALVKGDLDGEVPVLVRVHSECMTGDVFGSLRCDCGPQLHAALCAVEKEGRGVVLYMRQEGRGIGLLEKLKAYRLQEEGMDTVEANVALGHKPDLRDYGLGAQILKDLGLSSIRLMTNNPLKVVGLEGYGLTIEERVPVIIEPNEHNRRYLATKEARMGHVLHLKDILN, encoded by the coding sequence ATGGCTGTGAGTTCGAATAAAGACATTTTTGCTTCCATAGAGGAAGCCATAGAGGATATATCTAAAGGTAGGATGGTCGTCGTCGTGGACGACGAAGACAGGGAAAACGAGGGCGATCTCGTGATGGCAGCCGAATGTGCCACAGCCGAGTCGGTAAACTTCATGATCCGCCACGCCAGAGGTCTGGTCTGCGTGCCAATAACGGAAGAGCAGGCCTCCCAGGTCGGTCTGGAGCCTATGGTGAGGGAAGGGAGCGACCGTCATGGAACCGCTTTCACCGTCAGCGTGGACCTTAGGGAAGGAACGACCACCGGCATATCGGCGGAGGAAAGGGCCATGACGGCCAGGGCTTTGGCCGATCCCGGGACCGTTCCGTCAGATCTGATGAGGCCGGGGCATGTGTTTCCTCTCGTAGGAAGAAACGGGGGAGTTCTTAAACGGTCGGGACACACCGAAGCGGCGGTGGACCTGGCGAGGTTGGCCGGAATGAGTCCCGCCGGGATGATATGCGAGATCATAAAAGACGACGGATCCATGGCCAGACTGACCGACCTCGGTGAGTTTTGCCGCGAACACGGTCTCAAGCTGATCTCAATAAGGGATCTCATAAGATACAGGACCGAGAGGACCGTTCTGGTTGAGAAGGTGGCTGAGATAGTCCTTCCCACCGAGTACGGCGATTTCAAGGCTCATGCCTACAGGAGCCTTCTGGATGATGTTCCGGACAAGCTTCACATCGCCTTGGTGAAGGGCGATCTCGACGGAGAAGTCCCCGTTCTGGTAAGGGTTCATTCCGAGTGCATGACGGGAGATGTCTTCGGATCCCTGCGATGCGACTGCGGTCCTCAGCTTCACGCCGCCCTTTGTGCGGTGGAAAAGGAAGGCAGAGGGGTGGTTCTGTATATGCGTCAGGAAGGTAGGGGAATCGGCTTACTGGAAAAGCTGAAGGCCTATCGTCTTCAGGAGGAAGGGATGGATACGGTGGAAGCCAACGTCGCCCTTGGTCATAAACCGGATCTCCGGGATTACGGACTGGGCGCCCAGATACTTAAGGACCTCGGGCTCTCCAGTATCAGGCTTATGACCAACAATCCCCTCAAGGTCGTGGGGTTGGAGGGATACGGTCTGACCATAGAGGAACGGGTTCCGGTGATAATAGAGCCGAACGAACATAACCGCAGATATCTGGCTACCAAGGAAGCCCGCATGGGGCACGTCCTTCACCTTAAGGATATTTTGAACTGA
- a CDS encoding WecB/TagA/CpsF family glycosyltransferase, giving the protein MRDLTLVGVWMLFALWTGDSEIRVVVGMALLGSIVGMVQHTSPNKKLSWLFGVVGFFFALVGPRISFVGMPGGQYLYLSSYSSILMTALWVTVFPLLFQRLDDIPGLAGHLLGVSFSLTLLISSISGQQVGDAFLMSIAGVSFVAVFWSRLGHNYRQLGKPLSSFWGMLVAGASLVGVTKGVTFTTLMVIPMGLYALPMMELSLYLVSHAVPLGKWGNVSIYHRMMDRGVDHPGAVKFVTFLCLLIGTVVSFVQIGINDTTRPAFLSLLAVSIAVVVSCLKGSQSRARTGLWGVRIDGMSMNYALSKVRGRFLSGAPSAMIVTANALSFYRAKKDPLYREIADSAWLTLPDGAGLVWALKFLGVPVVERVAGIDFMHGLCRLAAVERWPIYLLGSKPDVVSSAAVELERLYPGLKVVGYRDGYFDDLEDQDILQGIRSSGAKLLFTALGVPKQEAWLSRYLPEMDGVVGVGVGGSFDVISGRLRRAPLLWQKCGLEWLYRLIQEPWRLRQDVDLVLFVFSVLLEKIGFSGWRGKDENHRS; this is encoded by the coding sequence ATGAGAGATCTGACTCTGGTGGGAGTCTGGATGCTGTTTGCCCTTTGGACCGGAGACAGCGAAATTCGTGTCGTCGTAGGTATGGCGTTGTTGGGGTCTATAGTCGGCATGGTGCAGCACACTTCTCCGAACAAGAAACTCTCTTGGCTTTTCGGAGTGGTCGGCTTTTTTTTCGCCCTGGTAGGTCCTAGAATCTCATTCGTAGGCATGCCGGGAGGGCAATATCTTTATCTTTCCTCTTATTCATCGATCCTGATGACAGCCCTTTGGGTGACGGTTTTTCCTCTTTTGTTTCAGAGATTGGACGATATTCCTGGGTTGGCCGGACATCTTCTCGGGGTAAGTTTTTCCTTAACCTTGCTGATATCCTCGATTTCGGGGCAACAGGTAGGAGACGCTTTTCTCATGTCTATTGCGGGGGTCTCTTTCGTCGCGGTCTTCTGGAGCAGACTGGGCCATAACTATCGCCAGCTTGGAAAGCCCCTTTCCTCGTTTTGGGGTATGTTGGTGGCGGGGGCCTCTCTGGTCGGGGTGACCAAGGGTGTGACCTTCACCACTTTGATGGTGATACCGATGGGGCTCTACGCTCTTCCGATGATGGAGCTATCCCTGTATTTGGTCAGCCATGCTGTCCCTCTGGGTAAATGGGGCAACGTGTCCATCTATCACAGGATGATGGACAGAGGGGTGGATCATCCTGGTGCGGTCAAGTTCGTCACGTTCCTCTGTCTTTTGATCGGTACGGTAGTATCCTTCGTGCAGATAGGCATAAACGATACCACCAGGCCGGCCTTTTTATCCCTTTTGGCTGTGTCTATAGCAGTAGTGGTCTCCTGCCTCAAAGGTTCGCAAAGCAGGGCTAGAACCGGTCTTTGGGGAGTCCGTATCGATGGCATGTCGATGAACTACGCTCTTTCCAAAGTAAGGGGAAGGTTTTTGTCCGGGGCTCCGTCTGCCATGATAGTGACGGCTAACGCCCTGTCTTTTTATAGGGCTAAAAAAGACCCTCTGTACAGGGAAATTGCGGATTCAGCCTGGCTTACCCTGCCTGACGGTGCCGGATTGGTCTGGGCTCTTAAGTTCTTGGGCGTTCCTGTGGTCGAGCGGGTGGCCGGCATCGATTTTATGCATGGATTATGCCGTCTTGCCGCAGTGGAGAGATGGCCTATCTATCTGCTGGGAAGTAAGCCCGATGTCGTATCCTCTGCCGCCGTCGAACTGGAGCGACTTTATCCCGGCTTAAAAGTCGTAGGCTATCGTGACGGTTATTTCGACGATTTGGAGGATCAAGATATCCTGCAGGGCATTCGGAGTTCGGGGGCTAAGCTCCTCTTTACTGCCTTGGGTGTTCCTAAACAGGAGGCCTGGTTGAGCCGTTATCTTCCCGAGATGGACGGTGTCGTCGGGGTCGGTGTCGGAGGAAGTTTCGACGTGATATCCGGAAGGCTTAGAAGGGCTCCTCTTTTGTGGCAAAAATGTGGTCTGGAATGGCTGTATAGACTTATTCAGGAACCTTGGCGTTTGCGCCAGGATGTCGATTTGGTGTTGTTCGTATTCTCCGTTCTATTGGAGAAGATAGGGTTCTCCGGCTGGAGGGGTAAAGATGAAAACCATCGTAGCTGA
- a CDS encoding ATPase, which produces MEKAMIALAAALAVGLPALATAIAQAKIGSAAASTIAEKPETAGTMIILEAIPETMVILGFVVAIMLILQFA; this is translated from the coding sequence TTGGAAAAAGCGATGATTGCCTTGGCTGCTGCTCTGGCGGTTGGACTGCCCGCACTTGCTACCGCGATCGCTCAGGCTAAAATAGGAAGTGCCGCTGCCAGTACTATAGCGGAAAAGCCGGAGACCGCGGGGACGATGATAATTTTGGAGGCGATTCCCGAGACGATGGTTATATTGGGCTTCGTCGTGGCTATAATGCTCATCCTTCAATTTGCGTGA
- the serS gene encoding serine--tRNA ligase, translating into MLDIKYVRDHMDEVREFLKARNHDFNPDSILELDARRRELISEVEELKAERNAGSKKVGAAKAKGEDPTVIMERMKAIGEEIKALDQKVGEVDAGLDDLMLQVPNRPHDSVPVGVDEDDNVEVRKWGEPREFDFEPLPHWDLGESLGILDFKRGVNLAQSRFTVMAGPGARLERALLNFMLDLHVDRHGYKEINPPFMVNSAAMTGTGQLPKFADDLYRIADDDLWLIPTAEVPLTNLHGGEIMEESDLPLYYTAYTPCFRKEAGSHGRDIRGIMRLHQFEKVEMVKLSTPENSYEELEKLTSNAEEVLQLLKLPYRVITLCTGDMGFGASKTYDIEVWLPSQGRYREISSCSNCEDFQARRMNTRYRPSEGGKPRFIHTLNGSGIAIGRALIAVMENYQRTDGSIEIPEVLIQYMGGLKEITNR; encoded by the coding sequence ATGCTCGATATAAAATACGTCAGAGATCACATGGACGAGGTCAGAGAGTTTCTGAAAGCCCGTAATCACGATTTCAACCCCGATTCGATTTTGGAGCTCGACGCCAGAAGAAGAGAGCTCATATCCGAGGTGGAGGAGCTGAAGGCGGAGAGAAACGCCGGATCGAAGAAGGTCGGAGCGGCCAAAGCTAAGGGCGAGGATCCAACGGTTATCATGGAGAGGATGAAGGCCATAGGGGAGGAGATCAAGGCTCTGGACCAAAAGGTGGGCGAGGTCGACGCCGGTTTGGACGATCTCATGCTTCAGGTTCCCAACAGGCCCCACGACTCGGTGCCGGTAGGAGTGGACGAGGACGATAACGTGGAGGTCAGGAAATGGGGAGAGCCTCGCGAATTCGACTTCGAGCCCCTTCCACATTGGGATCTCGGCGAAAGTCTGGGGATACTGGATTTCAAGCGAGGGGTCAATTTGGCCCAGAGTCGTTTTACCGTCATGGCTGGGCCCGGTGCCAGGTTGGAGAGGGCTCTTCTGAACTTTATGCTCGATCTTCACGTGGACCGTCACGGGTATAAGGAGATAAACCCTCCCTTTATGGTTAACTCTGCCGCCATGACCGGAACAGGTCAGTTGCCGAAGTTCGCCGACGATCTCTATCGGATCGCCGACGACGACCTATGGCTGATCCCGACAGCGGAGGTTCCTCTGACCAACCTTCACGGCGGAGAGATCATGGAGGAGTCGGATCTACCCCTTTACTACACTGCGTACACCCCCTGTTTCAGAAAAGAGGCGGGAAGCCACGGCAGAGACATTAGAGGGATAATGAGACTGCACCAGTTCGAAAAAGTGGAGATGGTGAAGCTTTCCACCCCGGAAAACAGCTACGAAGAGTTGGAGAAACTGACCTCCAACGCGGAAGAGGTCCTTCAGCTGTTGAAGCTGCCTTACAGGGTCATCACCCTCTGTACCGGAGATATGGGGTTTGGGGCCTCCAAGACCTACGACATCGAGGTATGGTTGCCCTCTCAGGGGCGCTACAGGGAGATCAGCTCCTGCAGTAACTGCGAGGATTTTCAGGCTCGCCGAATGAACACCAGATATAGACCCTCCGAAGGAGGAAAACCGAGATTCATCCATACCTTGAACGGATCGGGAATCGCTATAGGCCGTGCTCTTATAGCGGTAATGGAAAACTATCAGCGTACCGACGGATCCATAGAGATCCCGGAAGTCCTTATCCAATATATGGGCGGGCTTAAAGAAATTACTAATAGATGA
- the ribE gene encoding 6,7-dimethyl-8-ribityllumazine synthase — protein MKVYQGKLVAEGGRYAVIVSRFNELISSKLLEGTKDALFRHGVKVNDVEVFWVPGAWEIPLVAKELALLGKFDAVIALGAVIRGDTPHFEYVSSEVSKGLANIGLDQRTPISFGVLTCDNLEQALLRAGSKAGNKGAEAAIAALEMVNLLKEIRITREG, from the coding sequence ATGAAGGTATATCAGGGAAAACTCGTGGCCGAAGGCGGACGTTACGCCGTCATCGTATCGCGATTCAACGAACTAATATCGTCCAAGTTGCTGGAAGGGACTAAAGATGCCCTTTTTCGCCACGGGGTCAAGGTAAACGACGTGGAGGTGTTCTGGGTTCCCGGAGCCTGGGAGATCCCTCTTGTCGCCAAGGAACTGGCTCTGTTGGGCAAGTTCGATGCCGTCATAGCTTTGGGGGCGGTCATAAGGGGTGACACCCCCCATTTCGAATACGTGTCCTCGGAGGTCTCCAAGGGGCTGGCCAATATAGGGTTGGACCAGAGGACTCCGATCAGTTTCGGCGTCCTGACCTGCGATAATCTGGAGCAGGCGCTTCTAAGGGCCGGAAGCAAGGCCGGCAACAAAGGAGCTGAGGCGGCGATCGCGGCTTTGGAGATGGTGAATCTACTCAAGGAGATAAGGATAACCCGGGAGGGATAA
- the ribD gene encoding bifunctional diaminohydroxyphosphoribosylaminopyrimidine deaminase/5-amino-6-(5-phosphoribosylamino)uracil reductase RibD, which produces MKNRVEDATYMRRALSLAMRGTGYTSPNPMVGCVIARDGEILGEGYHRRCGAPHAEREALRSAAGGVAGATAYVTLEPCSHHGKTPPCAPALVEAGISRCVVATVDPDPRVSGRGIEILRSAGVDVSIGVLEEECRWLNRGFIKGALAGMPWVTVKAALSLDGDMSLPDGKSKWITNGTSRVKAHLLRSESDAVMVGRGTVTADDPALTVRDAPGRSPIPVVIGGIDENRRVFLDDRCIIYTKRFAGLKGERLIPEKNGQVDLETVLRDLYGSGVRRLLVEGGGRIISSLLSDGLVDEVSLFVAPKIMGNGQTMTPGMILSSMEDSMNLSLISCRDQDGDLWLEGVFPCSRDLLRR; this is translated from the coding sequence ATGAAAAACAGGGTTGAAGACGCCACCTATATGAGGAGAGCCCTCAGTCTTGCTATGAGAGGGACCGGCTACACGTCCCCTAACCCCATGGTCGGATGCGTCATAGCGAGGGACGGTGAGATACTGGGAGAGGGGTATCACCGTCGTTGCGGAGCCCCCCATGCGGAGAGGGAGGCATTGAGATCCGCTGCCGGAGGGGTAGCGGGTGCCACTGCCTACGTTACGCTGGAGCCCTGTTCCCATCACGGCAAGACCCCTCCTTGTGCTCCCGCCCTGGTTGAAGCCGGTATATCGAGGTGCGTCGTGGCTACGGTAGACCCGGACCCCAGAGTTTCTGGGCGGGGAATCGAGATACTTCGTTCCGCCGGGGTGGACGTGTCCATCGGGGTTTTAGAGGAGGAGTGTCGGTGGCTCAACAGAGGGTTCATCAAAGGAGCTCTCGCCGGCATGCCCTGGGTAACGGTAAAGGCCGCCCTCAGTCTGGACGGCGATATGTCCCTCCCGGACGGGAAAAGCAAGTGGATAACCAACGGTACCTCCAGGGTAAAGGCTCATCTGCTCAGGTCCGAATCGGATGCGGTCATGGTCGGCAGAGGCACGGTAACCGCGGACGACCCCGCCTTGACCGTGAGGGATGCTCCAGGAAGGTCGCCTATTCCCGTCGTGATCGGAGGGATCGATGAAAATCGGCGTGTCTTTCTGGACGATAGATGTATAATCTATACAAAACGATTCGCAGGGCTAAAGGGAGAGAGGCTGATCCCAGAAAAGAACGGACAGGTCGATCTGGAGACGGTCCTGAGAGATCTCTACGGATCTGGAGTCAGGAGACTGCTGGTGGAGGGCGGAGGACGTATCATCTCGTCCCTTCTGAGTGATGGTCTCGTCGACGAGGTCTCCTTGTTCGTGGCCCCCAAGATTATGGGGAATGGACAGACGATGACGCCCGGCATGATTTTGTCTTCGATGGAGGACTCGATGAATTTATCTCTGATCTCGTGCAGAGATCAGGATGGAGATCTATGGTTGGAGGGGGTTTTCCCTTGTTCACGGGACTTATTGAGACGGTAG